From Sulfitobacter albidus, a single genomic window includes:
- a CDS encoding phytoene desaturase: MKDSAYSDHGDPASRAIVIGAGLGGLAAAMRLGAKGYAVTVLDRLDRVGGRGSSITQEGHRFDLGPTIVTVPQVFEDLWRACGRDFHADVTLKPLDPFYEVRWPDGTRFNACGDDDRMFDEVRRIAPGDLKGYKRFLRDSHARYVVGFEGMVAKPMHRLWETIKVLPKFAQLRADRSIYAHVATRVKDERLRMALSFHPLFIGGDPTHVTSIYALVGHLEKTYGVHYAIGGVQAIADAMADVVRAQGGVILHGAEADEIIVERGAARAVTLTDGTRMEAPLIVSNADAGHTYTHLMRNVKKRRWTAPKLRRKRWSMGLYVWYFGTKDTAGMWPDLGHHTIVNGPRFTGLLRDIFMRGKLCDDMSLYIHRPAVTDPTVAPAGDDSFYVLSPVPHLGWDTPVDWQTEAPKYREKVAAVLDAHMPGFRDRIVTETEFTPETFRDRYLSPHGAGFSLEPRILQSAWFRPHNVSEEARGLFLVGAGTHPGAGLPGVVSSAEVLGKLVPDAPRVPIDLPLAAE, encoded by the coding sequence TCCCGCGTCGCGGGCTATCGTCATTGGCGCGGGCCTAGGCGGGCTGGCGGCGGCCATGCGGCTGGGTGCCAAAGGCTATGCGGTGACAGTGCTGGATCGGCTTGACCGGGTCGGCGGGCGCGGTAGTTCGATCACGCAAGAGGGGCACCGGTTTGATCTGGGCCCCACCATCGTGACCGTGCCGCAGGTGTTCGAGGATCTGTGGCGCGCCTGCGGGCGGGATTTCCACGCCGATGTGACGCTCAAACCGCTTGATCCATTCTACGAGGTGCGCTGGCCCGATGGCACGCGGTTCAACGCCTGTGGCGATGACGACCGGATGTTTGACGAGGTGCGGCGCATCGCGCCCGGCGATCTGAAGGGATACAAGCGTTTCCTGCGCGACAGTCACGCCCGCTATGTCGTGGGATTTGAGGGGATGGTCGCCAAGCCGATGCACCGCCTCTGGGAGACGATCAAGGTGCTGCCGAAATTCGCGCAGCTGCGCGCGGATCGGTCGATCTATGCCCATGTCGCCACGCGGGTCAAAGACGAACGGCTGCGCATGGCGCTGTCGTTTCATCCGCTGTTCATCGGGGGTGATCCGACGCATGTGACCTCGATCTACGCGCTGGTTGGGCATCTGGAGAAAACCTATGGCGTGCATTACGCCATCGGCGGGGTGCAGGCGATTGCCGATGCCATGGCCGATGTGGTGCGCGCGCAGGGCGGTGTGATCCTGCACGGGGCGGAGGCCGACGAGATTATCGTCGAGCGCGGCGCCGCACGTGCCGTCACACTGACCGACGGCACCCGCATGGAGGCGCCCCTGATCGTGAGCAACGCGGACGCGGGCCACACCTACACCCACCTGATGCGCAACGTGAAAAAACGGCGGTGGACCGCGCCGAAGCTGCGGCGCAAACGGTGGTCGATGGGGCTTTATGTCTGGTACTTCGGCACAAAGGACACGGCCGGCATGTGGCCCGATCTGGGGCACCATACCATCGTGAACGGTCCGCGCTTTACCGGGTTGTTGCGCGATATCTTCATGCGCGGCAAGCTGTGCGACGACATGAGCCTTTACATCCACCGCCCGGCGGTGACCGATCCGACGGTCGCGCCTGCGGGGGACGATAGTTTCTACGTGCTCTCCCCGGTGCCGCATCTGGGCTGGGACACCCCCGTCGATTGGCAGACCGAGGCGCCAAAATACCGCGAAAAGGTCGCCGCCGTGCTCGACGCGCATATGCCCGGCTTTCGCGACCGCATCGTGACCGAAACGGAATTCACGCCCGAGACGTTCCGCGACCGCTACCTGTCGCCCCACGGTGCGGGCTTCTCGCTTGAGCCGCGGATCCTGCAATCGGCGTGGTTCCGGCCCCATAACGTGAGCGAAGAGGCGCGGGGGTTGTTCCTCGTCGGCGCCGGCACGCATCCGGGGGCGGGGC